From Anser cygnoides isolate HZ-2024a breed goose chromosome 31, Taihu_goose_T2T_genome, whole genome shotgun sequence:
cccccccaagacctgggaccccccccattttttgcccccccaaccccccaattgccccccccatacacctgggaccccccccaaatatttgccccccccctcgaccccccaattgccccccaccccactgtgCCCCCCATACACCTGGAACCCCCCCCCATtattcctccccccccaattttcccccctattgccccccccccaagacctgggaccccccccaaatatatgcccctccccaccccccaattgccccccccaccccattgtGCCCCCCCAAATACCTGGgaccccccttgccccccaattgcccccccaccccattgtGCCCCCCATacacctgggaccccccccattattCCTCCCCCCCAATTTTCCCCCCATAgacctgggaccccccccaaatatatgcccctccccgaccccccaattgcccccccaccccattgtgcccccccccaaatatctgggaccccccccaaatacctgggacccccccaaatacctgggaccccccccttgcccccccaattgcccccccaccccattgtgccccccccagcacctgcccccccaaatatttgcccccccaattgcccccccaccccgttcTGTCCCCCCATCACctgcgacccccccccccattacccccccgcgccccccccccgccacgcAGGCCCCCCCGGACACCGCCACGTTTCACTCTTTATTCAccattttttttggggggggggggggacacacacacaaagggccccccccgccccccaggcTCCGCGTCAGGGCCCCCCGCAGTGCAGCAGCCGCcacccccggggcccccccccggcagttccgcccccccagcgcccccagggcccccaggggccccccgggcccccacGTACATCCGCAGCTcccggcagccccgcgcccaGGCGgcctgtggggggggggggggggggggagtcaggaccccccaaatcccccccccccgacccctcaaatcccccccccaaatcctgccccccccccaaagaattagcccccccccccaaaggatTAACCCCCCtcgacccccaaatcccccccagggccccccagaccccccccccccaggaccccccaggaccccccccaaatcctgcccccccccttaacccccccttgaccccccccttgacccccccacccccccaggacccccaaatcctgcccccccccttaacccccccccttgaccccccaacccccctaggaccccccaggcccccccaaatcctgccccccccccttaaccccccttgaccccccaacccccccaggacccccccaggcccccccaaatcctgcccccccttaaccccccttgaccccccttgaccccccaaccccccccaggaccccccccaggacccccccccaaatcctgccccccccttaacccccccccttgaccccccccgaccccccaacccccctcccaggacccccaaatccccccaggacccccagaaccccccaagcccccccggacccccccacccccatgaCCCCCTCCCAAgacccccctttccccccccataaccccccaaccccccaaaacccccccccaacccccccccaaacccccccccaacccccccattttttttgcccccccccccccccccacccccccaatttttgcccccccccacctgcgcCGCCGCCTCCACCAGCCTCCGGCCCAGCTTCcgccctttttttttgggggggggggggcacgaggtGAGACGGGGGCTCGTGGGACCCCCTCgcgtggtgggggggggggtctttggggggggggggtctcggggcgggggggtcccgggggggggctcaccgCGGAAGGGGGGCCGCACGTAGAGGTTGTCCAGGTAGAGGCTGGGCCCCCCCGCGCGCTGTAGGTGTAGGCCGAGAGCACGTAGCCCGCCAGGGggtggcctgggggggggggcggcgtgAAACGGGCGTGCAAACGCTCGTGCGACGCTCCTGCGACGCCCGCGAAACGCTCGTGCAACGCCTCGTGCAACGCTCGTGGAAGTGCTCGCAGAAGGTGCGTGCAAACGACACCGCGGCCTGACATTAAGGCGCTTGTGCAAACGCTCGCCCAAAATGCTTGGTGCAACGCTCAGTGAAATGCTTGTGCAACATGCTCCGTGCAATGCTCTCATTGCAACGCTCATGGCAATGCTCGCGTGCAATCGCTCGCGTGCAACATGCTTGTGCAACGCGTAGCGCATGGAAGTGCTCGCGGAAGGCGCGTGCAGAGTACGCCCGCGAAAGCCCATTAAACGCTCGTGCGACGCTCGTGAAATGCTTGTGCAAACGCTAGTGCAATGCTTGTGCAACGCTCGTGCAACGCTCGTGCAATGCCCGTGAAATGCTTGTGCAAATGCTTGTGCAATGCTCGTGCAACGCTCTCGTGGAAGTGCTCGCGGAAGGCGCGTGCAAACGCCCGCGAAAGCCCGTTAAACGCTCGTGCGACGCTCGTGCAAAGCCCGTGAAACGCTTGCGCAGACGCTCGCGGAGCTCCCGTGAAAACGCTCGTGCGGTGCTAGTGAAAGCGCGTGTGAAAGAACCGCGCAGCAGGCGTGCAACACTCGTGTAACGCTCGTGCAATCCCCGTGCAATCCCCGTGCAATCCCCGTGCAATCCCCGTGCAACCCCCGTGCAACCCTCGTGCAATCCCCGTGCAACCCCCGTGCAACCCCCGTGCAATCCCCGTGCAACCCCCGTGCAATCCCTGTGCAACCCCCGTGCAACCCCCGTGCAATCCCCGTGCAACCCTCGTGCAAACACCCGCGAACTCCCCGTGAAATGCTCGTGCGAGCGCGCGTGCCAAACGCTCGTGCAAATGCTcgtgcaaccccccccccccccgtgcaaaCACTTTCGGAGCCCTCCCGCAAGCaactccccgtgccccccccccgtgcaatCCCTTGCACAattccccgtgcccccccccgtgccccccccccgtgcccccgtgccccccgtgcccccccgtgcccccgtgcccccgctCACCATCGCTCGCCGTCTCCCCGGGGGGCAGCTCGGCCACGAAGCACTCGAAcaggggggggtccccgaacccggcctccagcagcactgcggggggggggggggcagctcaggaccccccccccagcccccccccccccccccccccccccgtgtgcccccccccccccccccgtgtgcccccccccgtgtgccccccccccccgtgtgcccccccccttacccTTCTCATCCGTCTTCACCTCCCCCGGCGGCACCTTGTGCAGGACGGCGATttcctatgggggggggggggggcacgattttttttttgggggggggggctctaaaatccacccccccccccaaattaccccccccccggcccccccctcaccctgACCAGCCTCATCACGGCCCCGATGTCCTGGGGGCGGCACGCTCGCACCAGCCCCCCCATGGcaccgctgcccccccccccagcaccgcgcaTTTAagagctgtgccccccccaaaaagtgccccccccctttattgTGCCCCCCGCCCTtattgtgcccccccccgccaagagcagccaggcgGAGAGGGCAAAGTCGTGCCCCCCCAAGCCACGAGACTGGGTTGGGGTTAATTATTGCTTTAATTGGAGGGGcaaaggtggggggggcacggggggggcacacgggggggggcacacggggggggcaccggggggggggggcacacgggggggaAATACCCGGggggggtggcaccggggggagatttggggtcccagggggttgggggggcacctgggggggggggcacctgggggggggcacctgggggggggcacctgggggggggcacctggggggggggggggcacccgggggggcacccggggggggaaatactcggggggggggcaccggggggagatttggggtcccaggggttggggggcacctgggggggcacctggggggagcacctgggggcacctgggggggcaATACCCGGGGGGGGCAATACCTGGGGGGAAGtacccccggggggggggggaattggggtcccaaggggttgggggggggcagccaggtgtcccgggggggctgtttccatggggggggggggcagatttTTAAGGGGGGTCCcgggtgttgggggggggggatgggaggttttgggggggggggtccaaggtcttcatgggggggggtcccaagctttggggggggggggggtcccaggtttgggggggggggggtctccacgggggggtcccaggtttgggggggggcgggggggggcaggatttttcggggggggggtcggaggttttcgggggggggggtcccaggtgcCCGGGGGGTCCAAGGTCTCcacgggggggtcccaggtttggggggggggggg
This genomic window contains:
- the LOC136787790 gene encoding collagen alpha-1(I) chain-like, with protein sequence MRGAGGGGSGAMGGLVRACRPQDIGAVMRLVREIAVLHKVPPGEVKTDEKVLLEAGFGDPPLFECFVAELPPGETASDGHPLAGYVLSAYTYSARGGPASTWTTSTCGPPSAGGSWAGGWWRRRRRPPGRGAAGSCGCTWGPGGPLGALGALGGRNCRGGAPGVAAAALRGALTRSLGGGGGPLCVCPPPPPKKMVNKE